In Felis catus isolate Fca126 chromosome A2, F.catus_Fca126_mat1.0, whole genome shotgun sequence, the following proteins share a genomic window:
- the BAP1 gene encoding ubiquitin carboxyl-terminal hydrolase BAP1 isoform X1 has translation MNKGWLELESDPGLFTLLVEDFGVKGVQVEEIYDLQSKCQGPVYGFIFLFKWIEERRSRRKVSTLVDDTSVIDDDIVNNMFFAHQLIPNSCATHALLSVLLNCSNVDLGPTLSRMKDFTKGFSPESKGYAIGNAPELAKAHNSHARPEPRHLPEKQNGLSAVRTMEAFHFVSYVPITGRLFELDGLKVYPIDHGPWGEDEEWTDKARRVIMERIGLATAGEPYHDIRFNLMAVVPDRRIKYEARLHVLKVNRQTVLEALQQLIRVTQPELIQTHKSQEPQLPEESKPASSKSPLALEAGRAPAASEGIHTDGVEDVAGSCPQAPSHSPPSKPKLVVKPPGSSLNGVPPNPTPIVQRLPAFLDNHNYAKSPMQEEEDLAAGVGRSRAPVRPPQQYSDDEDDYEDDEDDDVQNTNSAIRYKRKGPGKPGPLSGSGDGQLSVLQPNTINVLAEKLKESQKDLSIPLSIKTSSGAASPAVAVPTHPQPSPTPSNESTDTASEIGSAFNSPLRSPIRSANPTRPSSPVTSHISKVLFGEDDSLLRVDCIRYNRAVRDLGPVISTGLLHLAEDGVLSPLALTECGKGSSPCSRPSQGSQGSSSPEEKEVVESADGREKPGLARPGEPLSGEKYSPKELLALLKCVEAEIANYEACLKEEVEKRKKFKIDDQRRTHNYDEFICTFISMLAQEGMLANLVEQNISVRRRQGVSIGRLHKQRKPDRRKRSRPYKAKRQ, from the exons ATGAATAAGGGCTGGCTGGAGCTGGAGAGCGACCCTG GCCTCTTCACCCTCCTGGTGGAAGATTTCG GTGTCAAAGGGGTGCAGGTGGAAGAGATCTATGACCTTCAGAGCAAATGCCAGGG CCCAGTGTATGGATTCATCTTCCTGTTCAAATGGATCGAAGAGCGCCGATCCCGTCGCAAGGTCTCTACCTTGGTGGATGATACGTCTGTGATTGATGATGATATTGTGAATAACATGTTCTTTGCCCATCAG CTGATCCCCAACTCTTGTGCCACTCATGCCCTGCTGAGCGTGCTCCTGAACTGCAGCAATGTGGACCTGGGTCCCACCCTGAGTCGCATGAAGGATTTCACCAAAGGCTTCAGCCCTGAG agCAAAGGATATGCGATTGGCAATGCCCCAGAGTTGGCCAAAGCACATAATAGCCATGCCAG GCCTGAGCCACGCCACCTCCCTGAGAAGCAGAATGGCCTTAGTGCAGTGCGGACCATGGAGGCATTCCACTTTGTCAGCTATGTGCCTATCACAGGCCGGCTTTTTGAGCTGGATGGGCTGAAGGTCTACCCCATTGACCATG GGCCCTGGGGGGAGGATGAGGAGTGGACAGACAAGGCCCGGCGGGTCATCATGGAGCGTATCGGCCTCGCCACCGCAGG GGAGCCCTACCATGACATCCGCTTCAACCTGATGGCGGTGGTGCCCGACCGCAGGATCAAGTATGAGGCCAGGCTGCATGTGCTAAAGGTGAACCGTCAGACAGTACTGGAGGCCCTGCAGCAG CTGATTAGGGTGACGCAGCCAGAGCTGATTCAGACCCACAAGTCTCAAGAGCCACAGCTGCCTGAGGAGTCCAAACCAGCCAGCAGCAAGTCCCCTCTGGCgctggaggcaggcagggcccCAGCAGCCTCTGAGGGCATTCACACAG ATGGTGTGGAGGACGTGGCTGGTTCAtgcccccaggccccaagccACAGCCCTCCCAGCAAACCTAAGCTGGTGGTGAAGCCTCCAGGGAGCAGCCTCAACGGGGTTCCTCCCAACCCCACTCCCATTGTTCAGCGGCTGCCGGCCTTTCTGGACAATCACAACTATGCCAAGTCCCCCATGCAG GAGGAGGAAGACCTGGCAGCAGGTGTGGGCCGCAGCCGAGCTCCAGTCCGCCCGCCCCAGCAGTACTCAGATGATGAGGACGACTACGAGGATGATGAGGACGACGATGTGCAGAACACCAACTCTGCCATCAG GTACAAGCGAAAGGGGCCAGGGAAGCCAGGACCACTGAGCGGCTCTGGGGACGGGCAGCTGTCAGTGCTGCAGCCCAACACCATCAATGTCTTGGCCGAAAAGCTCAAAGAGTCCCAGAAAGACCTCTCAATTCCTCTGTCCATCAAGACCAGCAGCGGGGCCGCGAGCCCAGCCGTGGCGGTTCCTACACACCCGCAGCCCTCGCCCACCCCCAGCAACGAGAGCACGGACACAGCCTCCGAGATCGGCAGTGCTTTCAACTCGCCTCTGCGGTCGCCCATTCGCTCAGCTAACCCGACGCGGCCCTCCAGCCCTGTCACCTCCCACATCTCCAAGGTGCTTTTTGGAGAGGATGACAGCTTGCTGCGTGTTGACTGCATCCGCTACAATCGTGCTGTACGAGACCTGGGTCCTGTCATCAGCACAGGCCTGCTGCATCTCGCTGAGGATGGTGTGCTGAGTCCTCTGGCACTGACAG AGTGTGGGAAGGGTTCCTCGCCCTGCAGCAGACCAAGCCAAGGCAGCCAGGGCTCCAGCAGCCCAGAAGAGAAGGAGGTGGTGGAATCTGCAGACGGCAGAGAGAAGCCTGGGTTGGCCAGGCCCGGTGAGCCCTTGAGCGGGGAGAAGTACTCACCCAAG GAGCTGCTGGCACTGTTGAAGTGTGTGGAAGCAGAGATCGCAAACTATGAGGCCTGCCTCAAGGAGGaagtggagaagaggaagaagttcAAG ATTGACGACCAGAGAAGGACCCACAACTACGATGAGTTCATCTGTACCTTCATCTCCATGCTGGCCCAGGAAG GCATGCTGGCCAACCTGGTGGAACAGAACATCTCGGTGCGGCGGCGCCAAGGGGTCAGCATCGGCCGGCTCCACAAGCAGCGGAAACCTGACCGGCGGAAACGCTCGCGCCCTTACAAGGCCAAGCGCCAGTGA
- the BAP1 gene encoding ubiquitin carboxyl-terminal hydrolase BAP1 isoform X2: protein MPGLIPNSCATHALLSVLLNCSNVDLGPTLSRMKDFTKGFSPESKGYAIGNAPELAKAHNSHARPEPRHLPEKQNGLSAVRTMEAFHFVSYVPITGRLFELDGLKVYPIDHGPWGEDEEWTDKARRVIMERIGLATAGEPYHDIRFNLMAVVPDRRIKYEARLHVLKVNRQTVLEALQQLIRVTQPELIQTHKSQEPQLPEESKPASSKSPLALEAGRAPAASEGIHTDGVEDVAGSCPQAPSHSPPSKPKLVVKPPGSSLNGVPPNPTPIVQRLPAFLDNHNYAKSPMQEEEDLAAGVGRSRAPVRPPQQYSDDEDDYEDDEDDDVQNTNSAIRYKRKGPGKPGPLSGSGDGQLSVLQPNTINVLAEKLKESQKDLSIPLSIKTSSGAASPAVAVPTHPQPSPTPSNESTDTASEIGSAFNSPLRSPIRSANPTRPSSPVTSHISKVLFGEDDSLLRVDCIRYNRAVRDLGPVISTGLLHLAEDGVLSPLALTECGKGSSPCSRPSQGSQGSSSPEEKEVVESADGREKPGLARPGEPLSGEKYSPKELLALLKCVEAEIANYEACLKEEVEKRKKFKIDDQRRTHNYDEFICTFISMLAQEGMLANLVEQNISVRRRQGVSIGRLHKQRKPDRRKRSRPYKAKRQ, encoded by the exons ATGCCAGGG CTGATCCCCAACTCTTGTGCCACTCATGCCCTGCTGAGCGTGCTCCTGAACTGCAGCAATGTGGACCTGGGTCCCACCCTGAGTCGCATGAAGGATTTCACCAAAGGCTTCAGCCCTGAG agCAAAGGATATGCGATTGGCAATGCCCCAGAGTTGGCCAAAGCACATAATAGCCATGCCAG GCCTGAGCCACGCCACCTCCCTGAGAAGCAGAATGGCCTTAGTGCAGTGCGGACCATGGAGGCATTCCACTTTGTCAGCTATGTGCCTATCACAGGCCGGCTTTTTGAGCTGGATGGGCTGAAGGTCTACCCCATTGACCATG GGCCCTGGGGGGAGGATGAGGAGTGGACAGACAAGGCCCGGCGGGTCATCATGGAGCGTATCGGCCTCGCCACCGCAGG GGAGCCCTACCATGACATCCGCTTCAACCTGATGGCGGTGGTGCCCGACCGCAGGATCAAGTATGAGGCCAGGCTGCATGTGCTAAAGGTGAACCGTCAGACAGTACTGGAGGCCCTGCAGCAG CTGATTAGGGTGACGCAGCCAGAGCTGATTCAGACCCACAAGTCTCAAGAGCCACAGCTGCCTGAGGAGTCCAAACCAGCCAGCAGCAAGTCCCCTCTGGCgctggaggcaggcagggcccCAGCAGCCTCTGAGGGCATTCACACAG ATGGTGTGGAGGACGTGGCTGGTTCAtgcccccaggccccaagccACAGCCCTCCCAGCAAACCTAAGCTGGTGGTGAAGCCTCCAGGGAGCAGCCTCAACGGGGTTCCTCCCAACCCCACTCCCATTGTTCAGCGGCTGCCGGCCTTTCTGGACAATCACAACTATGCCAAGTCCCCCATGCAG GAGGAGGAAGACCTGGCAGCAGGTGTGGGCCGCAGCCGAGCTCCAGTCCGCCCGCCCCAGCAGTACTCAGATGATGAGGACGACTACGAGGATGATGAGGACGACGATGTGCAGAACACCAACTCTGCCATCAG GTACAAGCGAAAGGGGCCAGGGAAGCCAGGACCACTGAGCGGCTCTGGGGACGGGCAGCTGTCAGTGCTGCAGCCCAACACCATCAATGTCTTGGCCGAAAAGCTCAAAGAGTCCCAGAAAGACCTCTCAATTCCTCTGTCCATCAAGACCAGCAGCGGGGCCGCGAGCCCAGCCGTGGCGGTTCCTACACACCCGCAGCCCTCGCCCACCCCCAGCAACGAGAGCACGGACACAGCCTCCGAGATCGGCAGTGCTTTCAACTCGCCTCTGCGGTCGCCCATTCGCTCAGCTAACCCGACGCGGCCCTCCAGCCCTGTCACCTCCCACATCTCCAAGGTGCTTTTTGGAGAGGATGACAGCTTGCTGCGTGTTGACTGCATCCGCTACAATCGTGCTGTACGAGACCTGGGTCCTGTCATCAGCACAGGCCTGCTGCATCTCGCTGAGGATGGTGTGCTGAGTCCTCTGGCACTGACAG AGTGTGGGAAGGGTTCCTCGCCCTGCAGCAGACCAAGCCAAGGCAGCCAGGGCTCCAGCAGCCCAGAAGAGAAGGAGGTGGTGGAATCTGCAGACGGCAGAGAGAAGCCTGGGTTGGCCAGGCCCGGTGAGCCCTTGAGCGGGGAGAAGTACTCACCCAAG GAGCTGCTGGCACTGTTGAAGTGTGTGGAAGCAGAGATCGCAAACTATGAGGCCTGCCTCAAGGAGGaagtggagaagaggaagaagttcAAG ATTGACGACCAGAGAAGGACCCACAACTACGATGAGTTCATCTGTACCTTCATCTCCATGCTGGCCCAGGAAG GCATGCTGGCCAACCTGGTGGAACAGAACATCTCGGTGCGGCGGCGCCAAGGGGTCAGCATCGGCCGGCTCCACAAGCAGCGGAAACCTGACCGGCGGAAACGCTCGCGCCCTTACAAGGCCAAGCGCCAGTGA